The genomic region ACTGATGGTTTGTGTATTGCTTTGCTAAATTAGTCAATGGGTTATAAAGATACCTCTGTTTTGTTAGTGTTACTATATCAATAAAAATGAGGTCAAAGTATCTCAgtattttgtgtatatgtatgtatataaagtgtTTTGACTTTGAAGGAAAGTTTAATGTGGTTAAAACAAACAAGTGTGTATGTCTCTCTCTTCTCAAACTGCAGTAAGTAGTAGTACCCATTTTATTCATCTACAAATGTAGATTAGAAAAATGCTTCAATAGTCAATGGGTTAAAAGACATTCAATCAAACCACTTTAAGCTAAAGCTGTTTTGTTCCAGGTTCAGCATAcaccaataaaaatacaaatgcctATTCGAAGGCATGCTAGACTATTGCTGTAAACTTGAATGTCTTTTTAAAAGCCTGCTATGTTTTCAGGCCAGTCAAAATGTATTGTTACTTAAAACTTTTCTTTTGGCATTTTAGTAAAACgtgaattaaagtgaaggtccattttgatgaattatagtgcccggtttttaataaacctatttaaaaacaagggcactttaattcatcaagattgacatttcactttttttcttcaaaaacgtacattttaatcctggcagccgctccagcacttcctccacccgtcgcaagccatctttgcgggtccaaaatgacgaatccggctttctccaaatCACAGCGTTGCATTAGGCCAAGATTCctctggggggaagctgtgattggaggaagcctgattcgtcatttctgacgtctgcagtgGCTTCTGATGggctgggggaatcgctggagcggcattcaggtttaaaaggtaagggtttttttttttttgaagaagaaaagtgaaatgtcaattttgatgacttagtgtccttgtttttaataggtttattaaaaactgggtactaaaaaataaaaatggaccttcactttaaaccaaTGCAATTTTATCAGCAGCCTGCATCCAGTAGTTAAAACAAAAGTATCTCAGAATTTTAGTGCTTTTTCCAGTAAATAGTCTAATGCTGTTAACTAACCAACTAACATATTTAAGAAATATCTGGCAAATGAGTTTAAAATATACTATGTAAAAAGTTAACTCCTAGAGAAAATAGAATTACATTTTTACTACTTTTTCGGACAACATATTACATGTTGACAGATCACAGTTCTTCTGTTCTTCTAATtttgtttcatggttcagatagaatatCTGAACCATATTATcaattccttttcttgttatcctttgtagaaaagcaggaaggtaagttcaggagtgtgcacatgtttgctGTACTatttggcagcaattttgcaagaatgttatacatgacagcactatttcctgccatgtactgctccagatatgtgcactctacctatctagatatctttaacaaagaataacaagagaattaagcaaatttgataacagaagtaaatttgacactttaaaattgtattctctatctgaatcatgaaagaaaaatgttggattttatgtccctttttaaaaagtggatgCTTGCGTGCAAAAAACGTTTTGCTTCTTTGAAAATTAGTGAGTGCAGTTTAGCATTATATAGCTGGAAGTTGTagcaaaggtgtgtgtgtgtgtatatatatatatatatatatatatatatatatatatatatatatatatatatatatatatatatatatatatatatatatatatatatatatatatatatataacagtttttgaagtctctaaccccttaacgaACAGAGATATTTAGCCCTTGTTTTGTGGTTTCATCATATTCACTTTAAATTTTTGTGTCTTATCCTTAGCTATGAAAGCATCATCCAGAGCTGCTCCAAAGAAGATGGTTCAAGGTACAGTAACCAGACACAAAGGGGAAACAGTATTTAATGACTGGTTGCTTTTTAAGGGGCGTAGTAAGTCATAAACTAATACAGAAAGATAATTAAATAGGTTAGTTTGCTGGTTTGGAGGAAAGAACCTTGGTTTACATTGCAGTGTTCTGGGGTTTCATATCgctatcttttgtgattcagataaagcatatcatatattttttatttttcatttaaagttTTTTGATTTATTTCTATTAAGTTTGCTTTCCCATGATATGTTgtgtttgaagagatacctaggtaggcatctggagcatggcagaaaatagtgctgtctACTGCTCTTGCAAGCGTATAGCATtcaagcaaaactgctgccacttagtgctccagaaatgggttggctcctacgCATACATCCctgcgtttcaacaaaagataacgaaaaattataatagaataatttagaaagctctatctgaatcacaaaaggaaaaaaatggggtttcatatccctttaaaattgagtGTTTATGCACTTGTTTATAAATCTTAGGATCCATggcttttaaccctttcgtgacagggttaaagtgcctacatcggaacacctgttccgatgtagacaaattgaaactacgcgatcgtgcatacgtggcgagatttcaattattggattgcatctggggggcgtccctacaaccctaggaacgccctccagaccgcgatcaagtcctagaagcacagaaggcttctggacagccgttagctatgacgttctattccgtcataacggctttaaagcccagtgtaattatgacggaatataaCAGCGTTAAAAATGTAATCTGCAcagtttttgtttgtattttcttaTCTATACATACGTTTTTATTCCAGCTCAATTACCTTTCAAACGATTGAATCCTGTTCCTAAGGAGAATGGTACGTTCGAAGAGAAGAAAATAAAAGGAACACAGAATTTGTCACCAGACAGCAGCAGTTTGCATGCGCTGAATTCCTCTAGAGAAGACTTGGAGAATGATGATCAGATGGATACTGAGGAACTACTTCCACTTCCAAAAGCTGTCAATGGGAAAGGACCATTGGATCACTATCTCAAGAAGGCTTCCAAAGATGTATGTCCTGTTATTGACCTTACTGAGGATTCAAATTCTGGCATCCCTGACAATAAACTGCCAAATGGTGAGATCCAAACTCAACTTCAAAATGGGTCTTTCTCGTCGGAGAGTGGTCCACCAAGCCCTCTGCCATCCACAGATCAGTGTAATACTTCTATGGAAACTGAAACTCAAGAGAAAGAGGACAATTGTAAACTAAAAGAGCAGAACTCTGATTATCATGCATCTAGAGTTACCTGTAGCCCTAAGTTGCCTGTTACAGATATGGAGGACAATACAGCTTTAAAACTGTCTCCACAGAAAGACTCTTCTGCAGAGGAAGAATCTTCTGCACCCTCGTCCACTAGTTCCCCAGTTTCAGCAGTCAGCTCTCCTGAAGCCCACTCTGGTCTTCAAGAAGAAGATTGTACCAGCCCTTCTTGTCTTACCACACCAGTGCGTAAAGTAAGTTTATTCATTCTGCACAAGCCAGCTCTCTGTGTCCTGAACATCTGCCAAGGctctttttcttctacaagatatgacgagtccacggatttcatccttgtgggatattaacctcctgctaacaggaagtggcaaagagcaccacagcagagctgtatatatagctcctcccttccctccaccaccagtcattctctttgcctgtgttagtaataggaagaggtaaagtgaggtgttagtttagattcttcaatcaaagtTTTTTTGGTGGAGAcatattattttctgccctgatgttaatGCTCttggcaaacattatctaagatccataatgGTTCCCACAACGCAGCTGAAGGTATGTGTGagaagatcttcagtgtggagaacggtgtcttgctacaagcagcattgaggtatgtgcagtcttttgtttctggggagattgAATCAGAACAGACTGTCATTGTCCCCTATATGGcgaagggtaagcagtatgcactaatgAAAGAATGgtgtacctgaaatccctttatTTATTGATGGTATTTGCCTAAAGTATGTAAAGACCTTTGGGGCTTATCTGGGctggacgctgggagatgc from Bombina bombina isolate aBomBom1 chromosome 2, aBomBom1.pri, whole genome shotgun sequence harbors:
- the LOC128649726 gene encoding chromatin assembly factor 1 subunit A-B is translated as MPVKGVQGEGVETRDKKTKGSAAMKASSRAAPKKMVQAQLPFKRLNPVPKENGTFEEKKIKGTQNLSPDSSSLHALNSSREDLENDDQMDTEELLPLPKAVNGKGPLDHYLKKASKDVCPVIDLTEDSNSGIPDNKLPNGEIQTQLQNGSFSSESGPPSPLPSTDQCNTSMETETQEKEDNCKLKEQNSDYHASRVTCSPKLPVTDMEDNTALKLSPQKDSSAEEESSAPSSTSSPVSAVSSPEAHSGLQEEDCTSPSCLTTPVRKVTVQNSSTEKKNPRSKEHDEKRRKLQAEKQEREKTREEAKVAKERAKEEAKKKRDEEKEMKEKERKEKKEKEDREKAEKLRLKEEKKKEKLEAIE